In Chitinophaga sp. HK235, a single window of DNA contains:
- a CDS encoding DUF5710 domain-containing protein: MSLLLNVPAEEETEAKSKGALWDANLQTWYLPDINYDHIMEVDKWITDKDTAIILSDEVIIAHGRHSCQHCQQITPVIALGSDFFYEKDINEKDEAVWFELNFFTLFQQVSVISPHLFNFFRDNYPHYKQGPARSADGYYWCNHCEHCGQGIDDTLLFADAGHVFAPETSEAAGSITLRTYPFKYAPHIDADYNNNHHLQLINEFAVRSHYSI, from the coding sequence ATGTCATTACTACTGAATGTTCCTGCTGAAGAGGAAACCGAAGCAAAATCAAAAGGGGCTTTGTGGGACGCCAACCTGCAAACCTGGTACCTGCCGGATATCAACTACGATCATATCATGGAGGTAGATAAGTGGATCACTGACAAGGATACTGCCATTATCCTATCTGACGAAGTGATTATTGCACATGGCCGGCATTCCTGCCAGCATTGTCAGCAGATCACCCCGGTCATCGCTCTCGGCAGTGATTTTTTTTATGAGAAAGATATCAATGAGAAAGATGAAGCCGTATGGTTTGAACTGAATTTCTTTACCCTGTTTCAACAGGTATCGGTGATATCCCCTCACCTGTTTAATTTCTTCCGGGATAATTATCCGCATTACAAACAGGGGCCAGCCAGAAGTGCCGATGGATACTACTGGTGCAACCATTGCGAGCATTGTGGTCAGGGCATTGATGACACCTTATTGTTTGCCGATGCAGGCCATGTATTTGCCCCCGAAACATCTGAAGCGGCAGGCTCCATCACCTTAAGGACCTATCCATTTAAATACGCTCCGCATATCGATGCTGATTACAACAACAACCATCATCTCCAGCTGATCAATGAGTTTGCAGTACGGAGTCATTACAGCATATAA